In Silene latifolia isolate original U9 population chromosome 3, ASM4854445v1, whole genome shotgun sequence, a single window of DNA contains:
- the LOC141648977 gene encoding uncharacterized protein LOC141648977: protein MHIDGASNQRGAGVGLILRSPQGDLIAQAVRCEFKATNNETEYEALILGMQLALELGVRNLQIFSDSLLKVNHVIDEFIARDLKMIAYLKVAKELKQKFKDCKLKQIPRDKNVEADALATLGTTFKPTELSNIPIAHMLEPSIQKSEEADRGELEDQQDELAVQITTEGQIASQPNNQTADQAAGQSPDQPATQADDWDWRTPYLDWLRHGKLLDDKKEIRGFKMKASKFILIDDILFRQSAAGPYLRCLDKQEAQTIQQNMLANVMPANAQHQ, encoded by the exons atgcacattGATGGAGCTTCCAACCAAAGGGGAGCAGGTGTAGGACTAATACTGCGGTCACCGCAgggagatctgatagcacaagcagtacGATGTGAATTTAAGGCAACTAATAATGAAACAGAATATGAAGCCTTAATACTAGGGATGCAGCTAGCCCTGGAGCTAGGAGTCAGGAACCTACAAATATTCAGTGACTCTTTGCTAAAAGTTAATCATGTGATTGATGAATTCATAGCCAGGGATTTAAAGATGATTGCCTACTTAAAAGTGGCAAAGGAGCTGAAACAAAAATTCAAAGACTGTAAGCTCAAACAGATCCCCAGAGACAAAaatgtggaagcagatgccttagcgACTCTGGGGACAACCTTCAAGCCAACCGAGCTGTCCAATATTCCCATCGCGCACATGCTGGAACCATCTATCCAGAAATCAGAAGAAGCAGACAGAGGAGAATTGGAGGACCAACAAGATGAGCTGGCAGTTCAGATAACTACAGAAGGCCAGATAGCTTCCCAGCCAAACAACCAGACGGCTGACCAGGCAGCTGGCCAATCACCTGATCAGCCAGCTACCCAGGCAGATGACTGGGATTGGCGGACACCTTACTTAGATTGGCTACGACATGGCAAGCTGCTAGACGACAAAAAGGAGATAAGAGGTTTTAAAATGAAAGCCTCCAAATTCATACTAATTGATGACATACTTTTCAGGCAGTCAGCAGCAGGACCTTACCTACGATGCCTGGACAagcaagaagcacagact ATTCAGCAGAATATGCTCGCaaatgtgatgcctgccaacgctcagcaccaatga